From one Larimichthys crocea isolate SSNF chromosome XVIII, L_crocea_2.0, whole genome shotgun sequence genomic stretch:
- the tent5c gene encoding terminal nucleotidyltransferase 5C, producing MDNKDESKSCSVSVLTWEQVSRLNEVLTEVVPVHGRGNFPTLEVRLKDIVARVRSRLEVSGIRVKDIRLNGSTASHVLVQDIGWSYKDLDVIFRVDLPHEAEFRLSKDVVLGTLLDFLPEGVNKEKITPMTLKEAYVQKLVKVNTEQDRWSLISLSNNNGRNVELKFVDSIRRQFEFSVDSFQIVLDSMLSFYELAETPMSQAFHPTVSGESVYGDFNMALSHLRNKLIATKRPEEIRGGGLLKYCNLLVRDFRPASEEEFKGLERYMCSRFFIDFPDIGEQQRKVEAYLQSHFIGEEKSKYDYLMILRRVVNESTVCLMGHERRQTLHLISLMAFRVLAEQNAIPDASCVTCYYQPAPYVRDHNFSNYYVANQNIPTWLPCN from the coding sequence ATGGATAACAAGGACGAATCAAAGAGTTGTTCTGTCAGTGTCCTGACCTGGGAGCAGGTGAGCCGGCTGAATGAGGTTCTGACCGAGGTCGTGCCTGTACATGGACGGGGGAACTTTCCTACCTTAGAGGTGCGGCTCAAAGACATTGTGGCTCGCGTGCGCTCCCGCCTGGAGGTGAGCGGCATCAGAGTCAAGGACATACGCCTCAATGGCTCCACGGCCAGTCACGTGCTGGTGCAGGACATTGGCTGGAGCTACAAGGACCTGGATGTCATCTTCAGAGTTGACCTGCCGCACGAGGCCGAGTTCCGGCTCAGTAAGGACGTGGTGCTGGGTACCCTGCTGGACTTTCTGCCTGAGGGtgtgaacaaagagaaaattacACCCATGACTCTGAAAGAGGCGTATGTCCAGAAGCTGGTGAAGGTCAACACTGAGCAGGACCGCTGGAGCCTCATCTCCCTCTCCAACAACAACGGTCGCAATGTGGAGCTGAAGTTTGTGGACTCAATACGCCGGCAGTTTGAGTTCAGCGTGGACTCCTTTCAGATTGTGCTGGACTCCATGCTTTCCTTCTACGAGCTGGCAGAGACGCCCATGTCTCAGGCCTTTCACCCCACTGTGAGCGGGGAGAGCGTGTACGGTGACTTCAACATGGCACTGAGCCACCTGCGGAACAAGCTCATCGCCACCAAGCGACCCGAGGAGATCCGAGGCGGCGGCCTGCTGAAATACTGCAACCTGCTGGTGCGAGACTTTCGGCCCGCCAGCGAGGAGGAGTTCAAGGGCCTGGAGCGGTACATGTGTTCGCGCTTCTTCATTGACTTCCCCGACATCGGTGAGCAGCAGCGCAAGGTAGAGGCCTACCTCCAGAGCCACTTCATCGGTGAGGAGAAGAGCAAGTACGACTACCTCATGATCCTGCGCCGAGTGGTCAACGAGAGCACGGTGTGCCTCATGGGCCACGAGCGGCGCCAAACCCTCCACCTCATCTCGCTGATGGCCTTCCGAGTGCTGGCGGAGCAGAATGCTATCCCCGACGCGTCCTGCGTCACCTGCTACTATCAGCCGGCGCCTTACGTCCGAGACCACAACTTCAGCAACTACTATGTGGCCAACCAGAACATTCCAACATGGCTGCCATGTAACTGA